One genomic region from Bacillus sp. SLBN-46 encodes:
- a CDS encoding ATP-binding protein, with protein sequence MNIKKRDSTAILNSLSGGVVPSRGLQYILVGRTQEAAQILKELNEVKKGSSVVKFFIGSFGSGKSFIQALIQQIALKENFVVTKADFTPERRLYGNEQKGVALYTELMKNISIFTVPEGGALSTIIDKWINDVQEQVVQMVGYHSIELDNPTFVEDVELEISRIISQMDVYTGGYDFARIITSYYQGFIQDDTELQRKALRWIRGEYRTKTEARSDLGVRDIINDDNYYNYIKILSQFVRQIGYSGFVINFDEAINLYKITHPHTRDKNYETILKIYNDTVQGNMEGLYINFSGTLEFLEDESRGLFSYGALKRRLETNRFETNEFRDLSQPVIKLKPLKQEETYVLLQKLRNIHAFHYGYQSTVTNEEMKKFIQQEYARVGTLENLTVGDVVRGFLGALNILHQNPNYDRSAIFGETHKAIET encoded by the coding sequence ATGAACATTAAGAAACGTGATTCAACCGCCATCCTGAATTCTCTTTCAGGAGGAGTAGTTCCAAGCAGGGGGTTACAGTACATATTAGTGGGAAGAACTCAGGAAGCAGCTCAGATCCTTAAGGAACTTAATGAGGTAAAAAAAGGATCTTCCGTCGTTAAGTTCTTTATTGGTTCTTTCGGGAGTGGTAAAAGTTTTATTCAGGCATTAATCCAGCAAATTGCCTTAAAAGAGAACTTTGTGGTAACCAAAGCAGATTTCACCCCAGAAAGAAGACTTTATGGCAATGAACAAAAGGGAGTTGCCCTTTATACAGAATTAATGAAGAATATATCTATTTTCACTGTCCCAGAAGGCGGAGCCTTGAGCACAATTATTGATAAATGGATTAACGACGTTCAAGAGCAAGTCGTCCAAATGGTTGGATATCATTCGATTGAATTGGATAACCCAACTTTTGTTGAGGATGTAGAACTTGAAATTTCCCGTATCATCTCTCAAATGGATGTATATACGGGTGGATATGATTTTGCTCGCATAATAACGAGCTATTATCAAGGATTCATTCAAGATGACACAGAGTTACAGCGAAAAGCGCTAAGATGGATTCGTGGTGAATATCGTACTAAAACAGAAGCTAGATCTGACTTGGGTGTTCGGGATATCATCAATGATGATAATTATTATAACTATATTAAGATTCTTTCCCAATTTGTCCGACAAATCGGATATTCTGGTTTCGTCATCAATTTTGATGAGGCCATTAACCTTTACAAAATTACTCACCCGCATACTAGAGATAAGAATTATGAGACAATATTAAAAATATATAATGATACGGTTCAAGGGAATATGGAAGGTCTTTACATCAATTTTAGTGGAACTTTAGAATTTTTAGAAGATGAAAGCAGGGGACTTTTTAGTTATGGCGCATTAAAACGAAGATTAGAAACCAATCGGTTTGAAACCAATGAATTTAGAGACCTTTCTCAGCCTGTTATTAAACTAAAACCCTTAAAACAAGAAGAAACATATGTCCTACTACAAAAATTGAGAAACATTCATGCATTCCATTATGGATACCAAAGCACTGTGACAAATGAGGAAATGAAAAAATTTATCCAACAGGAATATGCAAGAGTTGGGACATTAGAAAACTTGACTGTAGGAGATGTGGTAAGAGGATTTTTAGGTGCATTAAATATTCTACATCAGAATCCAAACTATGATCGTTCGGCAATTTTTGGTGAAACTCATAAAGCCATAGAGACTTAA
- a CDS encoding TerD family protein has product MVLSLVKGQKIELTKNNPDMNLLHIGLDWKAPKTFDVDVSAFLLGNDEKIVREEDFVFYGQTTSSNGSVNLEESLSTIEKQHFIINLPNVSDEVQKISFTLTIYESELNGYTFQDVTDIKLRIMNIRLQQELAIFPIDYTFTKESAVVLGTLYRYSGEWKFHAVGSGFFGGLSDLCADYGIEVDSSIDESQNPVPTIQPPTDYNQLIQTDLVREVSEDGEAVPVPPIEHVQLKRSSVVQFNERRIETLSNQSEELIHLFDDPQEDEVQTVQLNAIDSQLNSHFFQTEFEEIDQDSFFHSLSEVDKTFLLMFENGKVAVKSAKEYLKKNGLFLALFVNNINEKAIEHLDDNLLQLENESIKVFEEFEPLFEKIKERVRNEH; this is encoded by the coding sequence ATGGTCTTATCCTTGGTAAAAGGTCAAAAAATAGAATTAACAAAAAATAATCCGGACATGAACTTATTACATATTGGTTTAGATTGGAAAGCACCAAAAACATTTGATGTGGATGTGTCTGCTTTTTTGCTTGGAAATGATGAGAAAATTGTGCGTGAAGAGGACTTTGTTTTTTATGGTCAGACTACTTCAAGTAACGGTTCAGTGAACTTAGAGGAATCGTTGTCAACGATCGAAAAACAGCACTTCATCATAAATCTTCCCAATGTTTCCGATGAAGTTCAAAAGATTTCGTTTACACTTACTATTTATGAATCAGAACTAAATGGTTACACTTTTCAAGATGTTACAGATATCAAATTAAGGATAATGAACATTAGGCTTCAGCAGGAGTTAGCTATTTTTCCTATTGATTACACATTCACTAAAGAGAGTGCTGTGGTACTAGGCACTCTTTACCGATATTCAGGCGAATGGAAATTTCATGCTGTTGGTTCTGGTTTTTTTGGTGGTCTTTCAGATTTATGTGCTGATTATGGGATTGAGGTTGATTCATCCATTGATGAATCTCAGAATCCAGTTCCTACGATTCAACCACCCACAGATTATAATCAACTCATTCAAACGGATCTAGTACGTGAAGTATCAGAAGATGGTGAAGCGGTACCAGTGCCTCCAATAGAACATGTTCAGTTAAAGCGTTCATCTGTTGTTCAGTTTAATGAAAGACGAATTGAAACTCTATCTAATCAGAGCGAGGAACTTATTCACCTCTTTGATGACCCACAAGAAGATGAAGTTCAAACCGTTCAGTTGAATGCAATTGACTCCCAACTAAATTCCCACTTTTTTCAAACTGAATTTGAAGAAATAGATCAAGACTCCTTTTTTCATTCATTATCCGAAGTAGATAAGACCTTCCTATTAATGTTTGAAAATGGAAAAGTCGCTGTAAAGTCTGCAAAGGAATATTTGAAAAAAAATGGACTTTTTTTAGCTTTATTCGTTAATAACATTAATGAGAAAGCAATTGAACACCTCGATGATAATCTATTACAACTCGAAAATGAATCAATCAAAGTATTTGAAGAGTTCGAACCTTTATTTGAAAAGATTAAGGAGAGAGTGAGAAATGAACATTAA
- a CDS encoding VUT family protein, whose protein sequence is MRILLYLISIVAANVLTAAIAPLQLGVFIVPMGTLLIGATFIFRDLVQNKYGRKKTYMFIGTALVLSAIVSALLGDTLIIVLASAISFAIAETTDTEIYTRLNLPMSLRVLYSGIVGGLLDSAIFVVIGLSPLGANFLPWEAVPAAILGQVIVKTIIQGVAALVIHQTNHMAKNTVSN, encoded by the coding sequence ATGAGAATTCTTCTTTATTTAATTTCAATAGTAGCAGCCAACGTTTTAACTGCGGCTATCGCTCCATTACAACTAGGAGTCTTTATTGTACCTATGGGTACATTATTAATAGGGGCAACTTTTATCTTCCGTGATTTGGTTCAAAATAAATACGGAAGAAAGAAAACCTATATGTTTATCGGAACTGCACTAGTATTATCGGCAATAGTATCCGCTTTATTGGGAGACACATTAATCATTGTATTGGCATCGGCAATCTCATTTGCGATTGCTGAAACAACAGATACCGAGATTTATACAAGGTTAAACCTGCCAATGAGTTTACGGGTTCTATATAGTGGGATCGTCGGTGGTTTACTAGATTCTGCGATTTTTGTTGTAATTGGTCTAAGCCCGTTGGGGGCAAACTTCCTTCCATGGGAAGCTGTTCCAGCAGCAATTTTAGGTCAAGTCATTGTTAAGACAATAATCCAAGGAGTTGCAGCATTGGTCATTCACCAAACCAACCATATGGCAAAAAATACAGTATCTAATTAA
- the queE gene encoding 7-carboxy-7-deazaguanine synthase QueE: MTKIPVMEIFGPTIQGEGMVIGQKTMFVRTAGCDYSCSWCDSAFTWDGSGKDLIKQMDADEIWKELISLGGDGFSFVTISGGNPALLKNLSYLVNQLKENNIKIGLETQGSKWQDWFFDIDELTISPKPPSSEMHTDFATLDTIIQKLKITKSNNHVSLKVVVFDDQDYDYAKKVHLRYHDTPFFLQVGNDDIKSSDNQQLVNQLLHKYEWLIDKVMLDNELKNVKVLPQLHTYIWGNKRGV, encoded by the coding sequence TTGACTAAAATACCTGTAATGGAGATTTTTGGACCCACCATTCAAGGTGAAGGAATGGTCATCGGGCAAAAAACGATGTTTGTTAGGACAGCCGGCTGTGATTATTCTTGTTCATGGTGTGATTCTGCTTTCACATGGGACGGGTCTGGAAAAGATCTAATTAAGCAAATGGACGCAGATGAAATATGGAAAGAACTTATTTCTCTTGGTGGAGATGGTTTTTCTTTTGTTACTATATCGGGTGGAAATCCAGCATTATTAAAGAATCTCAGTTATTTAGTGAATCAACTTAAAGAAAATAATATAAAAATTGGTCTAGAAACACAGGGAAGTAAGTGGCAGGATTGGTTTTTTGATATTGATGAATTAACAATTTCGCCCAAACCTCCAAGTTCTGAAATGCATACCGATTTTGCTACTCTTGACACTATTATCCAAAAGCTAAAGATAACAAAGTCTAATAATCATGTTAGTTTGAAGGTTGTTGTATTTGATGATCAGGATTACGATTATGCAAAGAAGGTTCATCTTCGATATCACGACACTCCATTTTTCCTTCAAGTTGGTAATGATGATATTAAATCCAGTGATAACCAACAGCTTGTAAATCAGTTATTGCACAAATATGAATGGTTGATAGATAAAGTGATGTTAGATAATGAGCTAAAAAACGTGAAAGTGCTCCCACAACTACACACCTATATTTGGGGAAATAAGCGTGGTGTTTAG
- the queD gene encoding 6-carboxytetrahydropterin synthase QueD — MFGFRIVDELQKIDKDIYRDQLKYHNKRVLVSKEFTFDAAHHLHAYDGKCMNLHGHTYKVIFGISGFLDDRGLMIDFGDIKDIWKNEIEIYLDHRYLNETLPPMNTTAENMVVWVYEKMKESLNNEDRQKQYIGARVEFVRLYETPTSYAEVRREWMEID, encoded by the coding sequence ATGTTCGGGTTTCGAATTGTCGATGAACTGCAAAAAATTGACAAAGATATTTATCGAGATCAATTAAAATATCACAACAAGAGAGTATTAGTAAGTAAGGAATTTACTTTTGATGCTGCCCATCATTTACACGCTTATGATGGGAAATGTATGAATTTACATGGTCATACTTATAAAGTAATTTTTGGTATAAGTGGATTTTTGGATGACCGTGGTTTAATGATTGATTTTGGTGATATAAAAGATATTTGGAAAAATGAAATTGAAATTTATCTTGATCATAGATATTTGAATGAGACACTTCCACCAATGAATACAACAGCAGAAAACATGGTGGTCTGGGTATATGAAAAAATGAAGGAATCACTAAATAACGAAGACCGACAGAAACAATATATAGGGGCAAGAGTTGAATTTGTCCGCCTCTATGAAACTCCTACAAGTTATGCAGAAGTAAGAAGGGAGTGGATGGAAATTGACTAA
- the queC gene encoding 7-cyano-7-deazaguanine synthase QueC, with amino-acid sequence MLKDEKAIVVFSGGQDSTTCLFWALKNFKEVEVVTFDYNQRHSLEIECAKNIANELGVRHHILDMSLLNQLAPNALTRSNIEVTDGGEGELPSTFVPGRNLLFLTFAGVLARQIGAKHLITGVCETDFSGYPDCRDVFIKSLNVTLNLSMDDQFVIHTPLMWLNKAETWALADELEAFEYVREKTLTCYNGIIADGCGECPACKLRQNGLEEYLKVRKER; translated from the coding sequence ATGCTAAAAGATGAAAAAGCAATTGTTGTGTTTAGTGGTGGACAGGATAGCACCACTTGTTTATTTTGGGCTCTAAAAAACTTTAAAGAAGTAGAAGTGGTTACATTCGACTACAATCAAAGGCACAGTCTTGAAATCGAATGTGCAAAGAATATTGCGAATGAACTTGGTGTCAGGCACCATATCTTAGACATGTCGTTGTTAAATCAACTGGCTCCGAATGCATTAACTCGTTCAAATATCGAAGTTACCGATGGCGGGGAAGGGGAACTTCCATCCACTTTCGTTCCAGGTAGAAACTTATTATTTTTAACTTTTGCTGGTGTGTTAGCAAGACAGATTGGTGCCAAGCATCTAATTACCGGAGTTTGTGAAACGGATTTTAGCGGCTACCCAGATTGTAGGGATGTCTTTATTAAATCATTGAATGTAACGCTAAATCTGTCTATGGATGACCAATTTGTCATTCATACCCCGTTGATGTGGTTAAATAAAGCAGAAACATGGGCATTAGCAGATGAATTAGAGGCTTTTGAATATGTCCGTGAAAAAACATTAACATGTTACAACGGAATCATAGCAGATGGATGTGGAGAGTGTCCTGCTTGCAAATTGCGTCAAAATGGTCTTGAGGAATATTTAAAAGTTCGAAAGGAGCGATAA
- a CDS encoding UvrD-helicase domain-containing protein has protein sequence MNLNKVNEDLVRGGQPLTLQQVKVVDHVLAHKVTVVSAGAGTGKTHTMIATVLHILDINHEVKIDDFALITFTNAAADEMRNRLGEKLEERLKQAIDEKNEAKTAFWFEQTERLASCFIGTIHSFCSMLLRTFGYEERIPHETEVLTARRYFLESMRDTMNFAMNDKDLSVLFNDLNWPPYEMRAFLETIYEALRNKGREMKDVLEETLQQQEDDGHYLRKAIVTFLKKLDEQYSSLKKNSGGVDTTDLLMITANVMEKYGDHILHLLIKRFKYVFVDEFQDTDKIQKRILDQLIPALMGILVVGDRKQAIYGWRGADDSVLTNLAKESGMEKPLVLSVSRRPTAPLLEAQNHLFQTMSTRYEIMAELLEGHASQRSPRDSLTPFHYVFAEKAKLPERIAKTITYVTRLVDQQIIDIDDKHEPRFIQYRDICMLFRSNQQLMNYAKELANRDIPFVIEAGGKFFQKPEIVGFYYMLQAILRYPNDVALDLLLQTPYLPIQPHDYTLRNYDQDSDPLCDWLASDERVRTWYNGMMEIRKRSKIDLVPQLLMNLLEFTKIREWYTKVEDYQAVANLEKLVMWSRDLMNSEALTLQQFTDRLQLAILAEEEMDEADIGEEAEKKDAVILSTIHSAKGLEYPIVFIPELQRPLTSDRNIPPFFAFPGEGLDVKLQGDVGQSSEFTERVKRYKKDLLEEEARVLYVAVTRAKNAVVFTSGGSSRQSSPEFWSWKDEVMPAFRSMPKKLRLGTS, from the coding sequence TTGAACCTGAATAAAGTAAATGAGGATTTGGTTCGCGGTGGGCAGCCATTAACCCTCCAGCAGGTAAAAGTAGTCGACCATGTGTTGGCTCACAAGGTGACGGTGGTTTCAGCAGGAGCAGGAACAGGGAAAACCCATACAATGATTGCGACCGTTCTCCATATCCTTGATATCAATCATGAAGTGAAAATCGATGACTTTGCGTTAATTACATTTACCAATGCCGCTGCCGATGAAATGCGGAACCGTCTAGGTGAAAAGCTAGAGGAACGATTAAAACAAGCCATTGATGAAAAAAACGAGGCTAAAACAGCTTTTTGGTTTGAGCAAACGGAACGATTAGCCTCCTGTTTTATTGGAACGATTCATTCCTTTTGCTCGATGCTTCTCAGAACATTTGGCTATGAGGAGCGTATTCCCCATGAAACGGAAGTGTTGACGGCCAGAAGATATTTTCTGGAGTCGATGAGGGACACGATGAATTTTGCTATGAATGATAAGGATTTGTCGGTTTTGTTTAATGACCTGAATTGGCCACCATATGAAATGAGAGCTTTCCTGGAAACCATTTATGAAGCCTTGAGAAATAAAGGGCGTGAAATGAAGGATGTTCTTGAAGAAACACTACAGCAGCAAGAAGATGATGGTCATTATCTTAGAAAAGCCATCGTAACCTTTTTGAAAAAATTAGATGAACAATATAGCTCTCTCAAGAAAAATAGCGGCGGGGTCGATACTACCGATTTGTTAATGATTACGGCAAATGTGATGGAGAAATATGGGGATCACATTCTCCACCTATTAATAAAGCGCTTTAAATATGTGTTCGTGGACGAATTCCAGGATACCGACAAAATTCAAAAGCGCATCCTTGACCAATTAATCCCTGCTTTAATGGGTATTTTGGTTGTGGGTGACCGTAAACAAGCAATATATGGATGGCGCGGTGCGGATGATTCGGTCCTTACCAATCTGGCCAAGGAAAGCGGAATGGAAAAGCCACTCGTATTATCTGTCTCAAGAAGACCTACCGCACCGTTATTAGAGGCTCAAAACCATTTGTTTCAAACGATGAGTACCAGGTATGAAATTATGGCGGAATTATTAGAAGGGCATGCATCACAAAGAAGCCCGAGAGATTCATTAACGCCATTCCACTATGTGTTTGCTGAAAAAGCTAAATTACCGGAACGAATAGCAAAAACCATCACATATGTAACCCGATTAGTAGATCAACAGATAATCGACATCGATGATAAACACGAGCCAAGATTCATCCAATATCGCGATATCTGTATGTTGTTCAGGTCCAATCAACAGTTAATGAATTATGCAAAAGAATTAGCCAATCGGGACATTCCCTTTGTCATCGAAGCAGGCGGTAAGTTTTTTCAAAAACCAGAAATTGTTGGTTTTTACTATATGTTGCAAGCGATCCTAAGGTATCCCAATGATGTGGCACTCGATTTACTGTTACAAACTCCATACCTACCTATTCAACCCCATGACTACACCTTAAGGAACTATGATCAGGATAGTGATCCATTATGTGATTGGTTGGCATCTGATGAGAGGGTTCGCACCTGGTACAATGGGATGATGGAAATCCGCAAGCGGTCAAAAATCGATTTAGTACCGCAGCTGTTAATGAATTTGCTTGAATTTACTAAAATTCGTGAATGGTATACAAAAGTGGAAGACTATCAAGCGGTGGCCAATCTTGAAAAACTCGTCATGTGGTCTAGAGATTTGATGAATTCTGAAGCTTTGACACTGCAGCAGTTTACGGACCGCTTGCAATTAGCGATTCTGGCGGAGGAAGAAATGGACGAAGCAGATATTGGCGAAGAGGCGGAAAAGAAAGATGCCGTCATCTTATCTACCATTCACTCAGCAAAAGGCTTGGAGTACCCTATCGTATTCATTCCAGAATTACAAAGACCATTAACAAGTGACCGCAATATCCCTCCATTCTTTGCATTTCCAGGTGAGGGGCTCGATGTGAAATTACAGGGAGATGTTGGTCAATCCTCCGAGTTTACAGAGCGTGTGAAACGATACAAAAAGGATTTGCTAGAAGAAGAGGCACGTGTATTATATGTTGCCGTCACAAGGGCGAAAAATGCGGTAGTTTTTACAAGTGGTGGAAGCAGCAGGCAATCAAGTCCTGAATTCTGGTCATGGAAAGATGAAGTAATGCCAGCATTTCGATCTATGCCCAAAAAATTAAGATTGGGGACTAGTTAA
- the dpdD gene encoding protein DpdD — MKTDFIRFLLKANGSKYKVTEINHELFVDHPVCQEMINRYANGETAILPFPMKNEILWLCLQGDEQKLTIDYASLKKFIFAYRSDEQDQKRLFSRQASELGRLGGEVFPNGYYMFMTPVEKEVAIWDSLKLWLTVADRKPVIIWQESVINAYTLRSKFRQQLELKEWGEAEKTLGVIREGHYVSDENFLFLQVELLSAQNKWKDIWHWKEYEALSGLQRIPKDVKVSLLTAFYFVKLADFEIECHFESSYENFKVNRFQLRLLLDTHLGIAEDHILRIFAYEATFEQNREKLNFIKNQIELEDTLALITFLETRFEVSVEPPVKPTLSPEERAKEFLLNGQIDDAYLALQACSLSKEKVGMMAVIGFETFSSDVQKEAYQLLLDLPQTAQDELVADSHTKKYIQFIKMANEGIQKKPRQEDIKYTWNHWFQKVLEEQSGSLDHLFDVLYDEEKLPVFVWSPSMIAELGSLMEEVYMTTFDSKKSSVLKEGITVFISELTRDKEFPRTMTADLYGFAVELLLLHLNKNKINTSYLNRLLEGLLQLNMLEINKYWGWAREWYDVTPMKIMIPNLLFTLELFYDYGQDLEQLRNVWNQWTSTLLNGIAQVSPTEIHDWINLGENIGGEVFLINTVRDLVKEEDAEEDEIASAPGGSIVIFTLRENSAKRAAEQLMKRNPKLKIRINLDTHLTTQAKSLASNSDVVVLVTTAMKHALFYGITPYLNSGPVYPSSSGTSSIVAEIEKHFSSVVAV, encoded by the coding sequence ATGAAGACAGATTTTATTCGGTTTTTATTAAAAGCGAACGGGTCCAAATATAAAGTAACTGAAATCAACCATGAGTTGTTTGTTGACCATCCTGTCTGCCAAGAAATGATCAACCGGTATGCAAATGGAGAAACGGCTATCCTTCCATTCCCAATGAAAAATGAAATCCTTTGGCTTTGTTTACAAGGTGATGAGCAAAAACTTACGATTGATTACGCATCATTGAAAAAATTCATTTTTGCCTATCGAAGCGATGAACAAGACCAAAAGCGCTTGTTTAGCAGACAAGCCTCTGAATTAGGCAGATTAGGCGGTGAAGTTTTTCCAAATGGCTATTATATGTTTATGACACCCGTCGAGAAAGAAGTAGCGATCTGGGATTCGTTAAAACTCTGGTTGACCGTCGCGGATCGAAAACCGGTGATTATCTGGCAAGAATCGGTGATCAATGCCTATACACTAAGGAGCAAATTTCGCCAACAGCTTGAACTGAAAGAGTGGGGCGAAGCGGAGAAAACTCTCGGCGTCATCCGTGAAGGACATTACGTTTCCGATGAAAATTTTCTATTTCTTCAAGTCGAATTATTGTCCGCGCAAAACAAATGGAAAGACATTTGGCATTGGAAGGAATACGAAGCACTTTCAGGTCTCCAGCGAATTCCGAAGGACGTAAAGGTTTCATTGTTAACGGCCTTTTACTTTGTTAAACTTGCTGATTTTGAAATTGAATGCCATTTCGAATCAAGCTACGAGAACTTTAAGGTCAATCGGTTCCAACTGAGATTGTTACTAGATACCCACCTAGGAATTGCAGAAGACCATATTTTACGGATCTTTGCGTATGAAGCAACCTTTGAACAAAACCGTGAAAAATTGAACTTTATCAAAAATCAAATCGAATTAGAAGACACGTTGGCGCTAATCACATTTTTAGAAACAAGGTTTGAGGTTTCAGTAGAACCACCGGTAAAACCAACTCTTTCTCCTGAAGAGCGAGCAAAAGAGTTCCTGTTAAATGGTCAAATTGATGATGCCTATTTAGCGCTTCAAGCTTGCAGTCTCTCGAAAGAAAAAGTAGGAATGATGGCGGTGATTGGGTTTGAAACTTTTTCAAGCGATGTCCAAAAAGAGGCATACCAATTACTATTAGACTTGCCACAAACAGCACAAGATGAACTAGTAGCAGACAGCCATACGAAGAAATACATTCAGTTTATTAAAATGGCCAATGAAGGAATCCAGAAAAAACCACGTCAAGAAGACATAAAGTATACGTGGAATCATTGGTTTCAAAAGGTGCTGGAAGAGCAAAGTGGGTCGCTCGATCATTTGTTTGATGTTTTATACGATGAGGAAAAACTCCCAGTCTTCGTTTGGTCTCCTTCGATGATCGCTGAATTGGGAAGTTTAATGGAAGAAGTATATATGACAACATTTGATTCGAAAAAATCTTCTGTACTAAAGGAAGGTATCACGGTATTTATTTCGGAACTAACGCGTGATAAAGAGTTCCCACGTACGATGACAGCCGATTTATACGGGTTTGCAGTCGAATTACTATTGCTTCACCTGAATAAAAACAAAATCAATACTAGTTACCTCAATCGACTTCTAGAAGGATTGCTGCAGTTAAATATGCTCGAAATCAATAAGTATTGGGGATGGGCTCGGGAATGGTATGACGTTACGCCAATGAAGATCATGATTCCAAACCTATTATTTACACTGGAGTTATTTTACGATTACGGTCAAGACTTGGAGCAGCTGCGAAATGTCTGGAATCAATGGACATCTACTCTCCTAAATGGAATTGCGCAAGTGTCTCCTACAGAAATTCATGACTGGATTAATCTCGGGGAAAACATTGGCGGCGAGGTATTCCTCATTAACACGGTTCGTGACCTTGTGAAAGAAGAGGATGCCGAGGAAGATGAGATTGCAAGCGCACCGGGGGGGTCAATTGTGATCTTTACCTTAAGGGAAAATTCCGCCAAGCGTGCGGCCGAGCAACTGATGAAGCGAAATCCAAAGTTGAAGATTCGCATCAATCTCGATACCCATTTGACGACACAAGCCAAAAGTTTGGCCAGCAATTCAGATGTCGTCGTGCTCGTCACAACCGCGATGAAACATGCACTCTTTTACGGGATAACACCATATTTAAATAGTGGCCCAGTTTACCCGAGTTCATCAGGGACATCAAGTATCGTGGCGGAGATTGAGAAGCATTTTAGTAGCGTGGTTGCGGTTTAA
- the dpdK gene encoding phospholipase D-like domain-containing protein DpdK, with protein MSNRIIRSFGGSNVLRDYLVSLFVAEAMNPSKELYLISPFLSNSPLIENRHNQYTDVFPMIKSKTIYLSDILSTLAWKGISVRIICDHEREETKPLIESLYHQVDFRKLEQNHDKGLVTNNVFVHGSMNFTYSGIYLNKESIRTTSKQSEVNEALIAFRQRWEEADAI; from the coding sequence ATGTCTAATCGAATCATTCGTTCCTTTGGAGGAAGTAATGTACTGCGCGATTATCTTGTGTCCCTATTTGTTGCCGAAGCCATGAACCCAAGTAAGGAACTCTATTTGATTTCACCGTTTTTAAGTAACTCACCGTTAATTGAAAACCGGCATAATCAATATACCGATGTGTTTCCAATGATCAAGTCGAAAACCATTTATTTATCAGATATCCTATCCACGCTTGCCTGGAAAGGGATATCTGTTCGGATTATCTGTGACCATGAGCGGGAAGAGACCAAGCCGTTAATTGAATCCCTATACCACCAGGTGGATTTCCGCAAACTGGAGCAAAATCATGATAAGGGTTTGGTCACCAATAATGTATTTGTTCATGGATCAATGAATTTTACCTACAGTGGGATTTATTTAAATAAAGAAAGCATCCGTACGACATCGAAACAGTCTGAAGTGAATGAAGCGCTAATTGCCTTTCGGCAGCGATGGGAGGAGGCGGATGCGATATGA